A portion of the Faecalibacterium sp. I3-3-89 genome contains these proteins:
- a CDS encoding DUF3343 domain-containing protein, which translates to MRAKKPYQVLTFYTTSAVMELEAFCKQNGIPGRLIPVPRELSAGCGIAWRMEPDAYRQHSGLLAECPVEIEQTKEVLL; encoded by the coding sequence ATGAGAGCAAAAAAGCCCTATCAGGTTTTGACATTCTACACTACTTCTGCGGTCATGGAACTGGAAGCCTTTTGCAAACAGAACGGGATTCCCGGCAGGCTGATCCCTGTTCCGCGGGAACTTTCTGCTGGCTGCGGGATCGCATGGCGGATGGAACCGGATGCGTACCGGCAGCATTCCGGCCTGCTTGCAGAGTGCCCTGTTGAAATCGAACAGACCAAAGAAGTTCTGCTATAA
- a CDS encoding selenium metabolism-associated LysR family transcriptional regulator, translating to MDIRQLEAFVYTVKYQSFSLAAQKLYLSQPTVSSHINNLEKELHTQLLKRTTKSLSVTPAGQTLYNYAAEILNLQQKAILELSDKNQKLLHIGVSSVPSLYLLPELLSAYHQEMPDVRFRTSCSDSLDVIRKVTDGTCDIGLVGTKISDTPCRFLPVTSDELVIAAPATPHFQACLELKDPVSMLLKEPFLLREDTSGTKQETLYYLKNRGLSLDDLNVIAVMDDAASLIRCITLGMGISILSRATVQNDAQLGKLLIIPLEQSAFLRKLYIVYSSTQFMSEQTAHFFAFMKQFYAIS from the coding sequence ATGGATATCCGCCAACTGGAAGCCTTTGTGTATACCGTAAAATACCAGAGTTTTTCCCTTGCGGCTCAAAAGCTTTATCTTTCGCAGCCGACCGTCAGTTCGCATATCAACAATCTGGAAAAAGAACTTCATACGCAGCTTTTGAAGCGAACGACCAAGAGTTTGTCGGTCACGCCCGCAGGGCAGACCCTTTACAACTACGCAGCTGAGATCCTGAATCTCCAGCAGAAAGCGATTCTGGAACTTTCCGATAAAAATCAGAAGCTGCTGCACATCGGTGTTTCCTCCGTTCCGTCCCTCTATCTTCTGCCGGAACTGCTGTCGGCGTACCATCAGGAAATGCCGGATGTCCGCTTCCGTACCAGCTGCTCGGACAGTCTGGATGTTATTCGGAAAGTAACAGATGGAACCTGCGATATCGGGCTGGTCGGCACGAAAATTTCGGATACACCCTGCCGCTTTCTGCCGGTCACTTCGGATGAACTTGTGATCGCGGCCCCGGCTACACCGCATTTTCAGGCCTGTCTGGAATTGAAAGATCCGGTTTCCATGCTGCTGAAAGAACCGTTTCTCCTGCGGGAGGATACTTCGGGGACAAAACAGGAAACGCTCTATTATCTGAAAAACCGGGGGCTTTCGCTGGACGATCTGAATGTGATTGCTGTGATGGATGATGCCGCTTCGCTGATCCGCTGCATCACACTGGGGATGGGCATCTCCATCCTTTCCCGCGCAACGGTTCAGAACGATGCACAGCTTGGAAAGCTGTTGATCATTCCTCTGGAACAGTCGGCTTTCTTGAGGAAACTCTATATCGTGTATTCTTCCACACAGTTTATGTCGGAACAGACGGCGCACTTTTTTGCGTTTATGAAGCAGTTCTATGCCATTTCCTGA
- a CDS encoding sulfurtransferase TusA family protein: MAKFVEVDVRGLSCPEPVLLTMDAMEEHPGEMIRVLGDEAHTRKNIEKMLEYEHKDGQTTTRADGCFEITFQA, from the coding sequence ATGGCTAAATTTGTTGAAGTGGACGTTCGCGGCCTTTCCTGCCCTGAACCGGTGTTGCTGACGATGGATGCGATGGAAGAGCATCCGGGCGAGATGATCCGCGTTCTCGGTGATGAAGCGCACACCCGCAAAAACATTGAAAAAATGCTGGAATATGAACACAAGGACGGTCAGACGACCACGCGGGCGGATGGCTGTTTTGAGATCACCTTTCAGGCATAA
- the yedE gene encoding YedE family putative selenium transporter produces the protein MKLFDKTWKLALSGVVIGLLVMLLAMSGNPANMAICVACFIRDAAGALKLHTAAPVQYFRPEIVGFVCGSFLISMATKEYRSTAGSAPMVRFLLGAVMMIGALVFLGCPLRMVLRMSAGDLNAYVALIGFAGGVATGSCFLKKGFSLGRAYETKSLSGAVLPVLLAALLVIGVATGAYAASTEGPGSKHAPLLLALVVALVIGALAQKSRMCFAGSIRDVILMKNFDLLSIIAALFAVMTIYNIATGNFHLSFSGQPIAHSQHLWNILGMYVVGFAAVLAGGCPLRQLILAGQGSSDSAVTFLGMLLGAAFAHNFNLIGSAAKAATATDAAVPGGPAMPGKIAVIVCIVLLFVIAATNLRRKKAAK, from the coding sequence ATGAAATTATTCGACAAAACATGGAAGCTGGCCTTGTCCGGTGTGGTCATCGGACTTCTGGTCATGCTTCTGGCCATGTCTGGCAACCCGGCCAACATGGCAATCTGCGTGGCCTGTTTCATCCGCGACGCGGCAGGCGCGCTCAAACTGCACACCGCTGCACCCGTTCAGTATTTCCGCCCTGAGATCGTCGGCTTTGTCTGCGGCTCGTTCCTGATTTCCATGGCAACCAAAGAGTATCGCTCTACCGCCGGTTCTGCGCCGATGGTGCGTTTTCTGCTGGGTGCCGTTATGATGATCGGTGCACTGGTCTTTCTGGGCTGCCCGCTGCGCATGGTGCTACGGATGTCTGCCGGTGACCTGAATGCGTATGTGGCGCTCATCGGCTTTGCTGGCGGTGTCGCCACTGGCTCCTGCTTTTTGAAAAAAGGCTTTTCTCTGGGAAGAGCCTATGAAACCAAGTCGCTCAGCGGTGCGGTGCTGCCGGTTCTGCTGGCTGCTCTGCTGGTGATTGGTGTGGCAACGGGCGCTTATGCGGCAAGCACGGAAGGCCCCGGCAGCAAGCACGCTCCGCTGCTGCTGGCACTGGTGGTCGCATTGGTCATCGGTGCCCTCGCACAGAAAAGCCGTATGTGCTTTGCCGGAAGCATCCGCGATGTGATCCTGATGAAGAATTTCGACCTGCTCAGCATTATTGCCGCGCTGTTTGCGGTCATGACCATTTATAATATTGCCACCGGCAATTTCCATCTGAGCTTCTCCGGCCAGCCCATTGCACATTCGCAACATCTGTGGAACATCCTTGGCATGTACGTTGTCGGTTTTGCAGCGGTATTGGCCGGTGGCTGCCCGCTGCGTCAGCTGATCCTTGCAGGGCAGGGTTCCTCCGACAGCGCGGTAACGTTCCTCGGTATGCTTCTGGGTGCCGCTTTTGCACACAATTTTAATCTGATCGGCAGCGCCGCCAAAGCTGCCACAGCGACCGATGCCGCTGTTCCCGGCGGCCCGGCCATGCCTGGCAAGATTGCAGTCATCGTTTGCATTGTACTGTTGTTTGTGATTGCAGCAACCAACCTGCGCCGTAAAAAAGCGGCAAAGTGA
- a CDS encoding desulfoferrodoxin family protein, giving the protein MKNRIIGVIQWLYVETAQGGHIRYLHPREAPRAAFELGDETPVAVYAYCNLHGLWTTKL; this is encoded by the coding sequence ATGAAAAATAGGATAATCGGTGTTATCCAGTGGCTCTATGTGGAAACGGCGCAGGGCGGCCACATCCGTTATCTCCATCCGCGCGAGGCACCCAGAGCGGCTTTTGAGCTGGGCGACGAGACACCGGTGGCGGTCTATGCCTACTGCAATCTGCATGGCCTGTGGACGACAAAACTCTGA